The following coding sequences lie in one Maribacter forsetii DSM 18668 genomic window:
- a CDS encoding DUF1853 family protein: MPQFQFPEVAINSFVPSPIPENLRLGHQMEYVCKQFLDQSDAYDVLVHNLPIRDGKQTIGEIDFILKETATRQLIHVELTYKFYLIDVEIENPIHQLVGPNRSDAFYKKLQKIKNNQFSLVHTDIGGSVLLEKEIDTTNIKQQVCFKAQLFKPYKEDNLQLAPFNADCIVGYWLRLKDFNENRFSSFQFYIPTKSEWVFHPFEEVAWVSHDEIVITITERLNNKSAPMVWMKKGATEFEKFFVVWW, translated from the coding sequence TTCCAGAGAATTTACGGTTGGGGCATCAGATGGAATATGTATGTAAGCAGTTTTTAGACCAAAGTGATGCATATGATGTGCTTGTTCATAATTTACCCATACGAGATGGTAAACAAACCATTGGAGAAATAGACTTTATACTGAAAGAAACCGCAACACGGCAATTGATACACGTAGAACTTACCTATAAGTTTTACTTAATTGACGTGGAAATAGAGAACCCAATTCATCAATTAGTCGGACCCAATAGAAGCGATGCATTTTATAAAAAACTACAAAAAATCAAAAACAATCAATTCTCTTTAGTACATACTGACATTGGAGGATCCGTACTATTAGAGAAAGAAATAGATACTACAAATATTAAACAACAAGTATGTTTTAAAGCACAACTATTTAAACCATATAAAGAGGATAATTTACAACTAGCCCCATTTAATGCAGATTGTATTGTTGGTTATTGGCTGCGACTAAAAGATTTTAATGAAAATAGATTTTCTTCATTTCAATTCTATATACCTACTAAAAGTGAATGGGTATTTCATCCATTTGAAGAAGTCGCATGGGTTTCTCACGATGAAATTGTTATAACCATTACAGAACGTCTAAATAATAAAAGTGCTCCTATGGTATGGATGAAGAAAGGTGCTACTGAATTTGAAAAGTTTTTTGTGGTTTGGTGGTGA